Proteins from a genomic interval of Rhodothermus marinus:
- the atpD gene encoding F0F1 ATP synthase subunit beta, with amino-acid sequence MEIKTDQAVGRVVQIIGPVVDVEFPEGHLPEIYDALVITLEDGSELVLEVEQHLGENRVRAIAMDSTDGLTRGTPVRNLDRPISVPTGTEIRGRLFNVVGQAIDGLPQPKAEGYRPIHAPAPPFEELATRVEMLETGIKVIDLIQPVMRGGKVGLFGGAGVGKTVLIMELINNIAKAHEGLSVFAGVGERTREGNDLLREMLESKVIRYGEEFLESMKAGGWDLSKVDFEELKKSQATLVFGQMNEPPGARARVALTGLAIAEYFRDLGGRDVLLFIDNIFRFTQAGSEVSALLGRMPSAVGYQPTLATEMGELQERITSTKHGAITSFQAIYVPADDLTDPAPATTFAHLDATTVLSRQLAAQGIYPAVDPLESTSRILDPNIVGEEHYRVAQEVKQILQRYKELQDIIAILGMDELSEEDKLVVHRARRVQRFLSQPFFVAEQFTGIPGKYVKIEDTVRGFRMILDGELDHLPERAFLLRGTIEEVIEAGEKMLKEAEA; translated from the coding sequence ATGGAGATCAAGACGGATCAGGCGGTCGGCCGGGTTGTCCAGATCATCGGCCCGGTGGTCGATGTGGAGTTTCCCGAAGGACATCTTCCCGAGATTTACGACGCGCTGGTCATCACGCTCGAGGACGGAAGCGAACTGGTGCTGGAGGTCGAGCAGCACCTGGGTGAAAACCGGGTGCGGGCTATTGCGATGGACTCGACCGACGGGCTGACGCGCGGTACGCCCGTGCGCAACCTGGATCGTCCCATCTCCGTCCCCACCGGTACGGAGATCCGGGGGCGCCTCTTCAACGTGGTCGGTCAGGCCATCGATGGCCTGCCTCAGCCCAAAGCCGAAGGCTATCGTCCCATCCATGCGCCGGCCCCACCCTTCGAGGAGCTGGCCACGCGGGTCGAGATGCTGGAGACCGGCATCAAGGTGATCGACCTGATCCAGCCGGTGATGCGCGGTGGAAAGGTCGGGCTGTTCGGCGGCGCCGGCGTCGGCAAGACCGTGCTCATCATGGAGCTGATCAACAACATCGCCAAGGCGCACGAAGGCCTTTCGGTCTTTGCCGGCGTGGGCGAGCGCACGCGTGAGGGGAACGACCTGCTCCGCGAAATGCTCGAGAGCAAGGTCATCCGCTACGGCGAAGAATTCCTGGAGTCGATGAAGGCGGGCGGCTGGGACCTGTCGAAGGTGGACTTCGAGGAGCTGAAGAAGAGCCAGGCCACGCTCGTCTTCGGTCAGATGAACGAGCCGCCGGGTGCCCGTGCCCGTGTGGCGCTGACGGGCCTGGCCATTGCCGAATACTTCCGCGACCTGGGCGGCCGCGACGTGCTGCTCTTCATCGACAACATCTTCCGTTTCACCCAGGCCGGTTCCGAGGTGTCGGCGTTGCTGGGCCGCATGCCTTCGGCCGTGGGTTACCAGCCCACGCTGGCTACCGAAATGGGTGAGCTGCAGGAGCGTATCACCTCGACCAAGCACGGCGCGATCACCTCGTTCCAGGCCATCTATGTGCCGGCCGACGACCTGACCGACCCCGCGCCGGCCACGACGTTCGCCCACCTGGACGCCACGACGGTGCTCAGCCGTCAGCTCGCCGCGCAGGGTATCTATCCGGCCGTCGATCCGCTCGAGTCGACCAGCCGTATCCTGGATCCGAACATCGTGGGTGAGGAGCACTACCGGGTGGCGCAGGAGGTCAAGCAGATTCTGCAGCGCTACAAGGAGCTGCAGGACATCATCGCCATCCTGGGTATGGACGAGCTCTCCGAAGAAGACAAGCTCGTGGTGCACCGGGCCCGCCGTGTGCAGCGCTTCCTGAGCCAGCCGTTCTTCGTGGCCGAGCAGTTCACGGGCATCCCCGGCAAGTACGTCAAGATCGAGGACACGGTGCGGGGCTTCCGCATGATCCTCGACGGCGAGCTGGACCACCTGCCCGAGCGCGCCTTCCTGCTGCGCGGCACCATCGAAGAGGTGATCGAAGCGGGCGAAAAGATGCTCAAAGAAGCCGAGGCCTGA
- a CDS encoding F0F1 ATP synthase subunit epsilon, protein MARTLFVEIVAPDRRVFRGEALSVRAPGVEGSFEVLYNHAPMVAAITVGPIFVTTPSGERITFATSGGFVEVLGNTVTILAETAEPASEIDIERARAAEQRALERLQKAQTPEERAEAEAALERARNRLRVAMGQVGQRIHP, encoded by the coding sequence ATGGCACGGACGCTTTTCGTGGAAATCGTGGCGCCCGACCGACGCGTCTTCCGGGGCGAGGCGCTCAGCGTGCGCGCGCCCGGCGTGGAAGGCTCGTTCGAAGTGCTCTACAACCACGCGCCCATGGTGGCCGCCATCACGGTGGGGCCGATCTTCGTGACGACGCCCTCGGGTGAGCGCATCACGTTTGCCACGAGCGGCGGCTTTGTCGAGGTGCTGGGCAACACGGTGACGATCCTGGCCGAAACGGCCGAGCCGGCGTCCGAGATCGACATCGAGCGGGCGCGGGCGGCCGAGCAGCGGGCACTCGAACGCCTCCAGAAAGCCCAGACGCCCGAGGAGCGGGCCGAGGCCGAGGCGGCCCTGGAACGTGCCCGCAACCGGCTGCGCGTGGCCATGGGCCAGGTCGGCCAGCGCATCCACCCCTGA